One segment of Pangasianodon hypophthalmus isolate fPanHyp1 chromosome 10, fPanHyp1.pri, whole genome shotgun sequence DNA contains the following:
- the LOC113545141 gene encoding kelch repeat and BTB domain-containing protein 11 translates to MNNMFTIKADVIFHAADHEDSEQSIITKGADKVIPREVSACVSETGILQRSWDNVESGSVAETGNLGKRCVGAGDYLQDGNSSDSGFQDHIQPVDGSVKKQSESLSKNGVKEEANGATAERPLLSLRSETRGEMAKSYVYDTEVVRSPSVISNVSSLSQDSFSDSKESRPLEQALGNLCSLQGATHFTHESVPDVKHSGNGVRNSVSVRENPDLVIEVGRQKVQVHKSVLAEKSDYFKARLSRDILKVKGVSYKTLSVLIDYVYTSNMNVNKDNVVDVVTGAKILQIPCAVQAAIDAMSAQLTPQNCYEILTIAKKQRLSELKETAYRFISDNFLQVLRDPAVYGRLTGSERDLVLRNRMEGRKCLMVAEINDVFERVGSRPPSRGNSRPQSPLSAASFEDNHMIYYYNENTKDWHTLTIMPEDINTKGCGICCMYNYLFVAGGIRGYGEKGKASDKVFCYNPITDRWSEIRPMNQARSQLKLVSMDGFLYAIGGECLFTVEKYDPRMDRWTTVAPLPKGAFAVAHEATTCNGELYVSGGTLFYRLLKYDPKRDEWQECPYNNSRKKSTDMVALKSFIYRFDVNREQGINVFKYNTIVKMWHDCASYQQGSPLPFRCAVIGNCIYCVNKTQTLQFIVEEEGARFAEEPLKAPMEAKGVLFPFILTLPDRSDRNV, encoded by the coding sequence ATGAATAACATGTTCACCATAAAAGCAGATGTCATATTTCACGCTGCGGATCACGAGGACTCGGAGCAGTCCATCATTACCAAAGGGGCTGACAAGGTTATTCCAAGAGAAGTTAGTGCTTGTGTTTCCGAGACAGGAATACTGCAAAGATCCTGGGATAATGTGGAATCTGGGAGTGTAGCGGAGACTGGAAATCTGGGAAAGCGCTGCGTAGGGGCGGGAGACTATCTGCAAGATGGAAACTCCAGTGACAGTGGGTTTCAGGATCACATTCAACCAGTGGACGGAAGTGTTAAGAAGCAGAGCGAGTCCTTGAGCAAAAATGGAGTAAAAGAGGAGGCGAACGGAGCCACAGCTGAGAGGCCTTTACTTAGCCTGAGGTCAGAAACCAGAGGGGAAATGGCTAAATCTTATGTTTACGACACAGAAGTCGTAAGGAGTCCAAGCGTCATCAGTAATGTGTCGTCTCTTTCACAGGACTCTTTTTCTGACTCAAAGGAAAGCAGACCATTGGAACAAGCACTGGGCAATTTATGTTCATTACAAGGAgctacacattttacacatgaGTCAGTACCTGACGTAAAGCACAGCGGTAATGGGGTAAGAAATTCCGTCTCTGTTCGAGAGAACCCTGATTTAGTCATTGAAGTAGGCAGACAGAAGGTCCAAGTACATAAATCTGTGCTAGCTGAAAAAAGTGACTATTTTAAAGCGAGGCTTTCTCGAGACATTCTGAAAGTGAAAGGTGTGAGCTACAAGACATTGTCGGTCTTGATAGATTATGTTTACACCTCCAACATGAATGTGAACAAGGATAATGTTGTGGATGTTGTGACCGGTGCGAAAATCTTACAGATCCCCTGCGCAGTGCAGGCCGCAATTGACGCCATGTCTGCCCAGCTGACACCACAGAACTGCTACGAGATTCTAACCATCGCTAAAAAGCAGCGACTAAGCGAGCTGAAGGAGACGGCATACCGTTTCATAAGTGACAACTTCCTGCAGGTACTGAGAGATCCGGCCGTTTACGGGCGTCTCACGGGCTCTGAGCGGGACCTGGTTTTGAGAAATCGTATGGAGGGACGCAAGTGCCTGATGGTGGCTGAGATCAATGACGTGTTTGAGCGAGTGGGCAGCAGACCCCCTAGCAGGGGCAACAGCAGGCCACAGAGTCCTCTCTCCGCTGCCTCGTTTGAAGACAACCACATGATCTACTACTACAACGAGAACACCAAGGATTGGCACACTTTGACCATAATGCCCGAGGATATTAATACAAAGGGCTGTGGCATCTGTTGCATGTATAACTACCTGTTCGTCGCAGGTGGCATCCGAGGATATGGGGAGAAAGGAAAGGCATCAGACAAAGTGTTCTGCTACAATCCCATAACAGACCGCTGGAGCGAGATACGGCCCATGAACCAAGCAAGGTCACAACTCAAATTAGTGTCCATGGATGGCTTTTTGTATGCCATTGGTGGGGAATGTCTCTTCACAGTGGAGAAGTATGACCCTCGTATGGACCGTTGGACCACTGTGGCTCCGCTACCCAAAGGAGCATTTGCAGTTGCCCATGAGGCTACCACATGCAACGGCGAGCTGTATGTATCGGGAGGAACTCTATTCTACCGCCTCTTGAAGTACGACCCCAAGAGGGATGAGTGGCAAGAATGTCCATACAACAACAGCAGGAAGAAATCCACCGACATGGTTGCGCTGAAGAGCTTCATCTACAGGTTTGATGTCAACCGAGAACAAGGCAtcaatgtatttaaatacaacACCATAGTCAAGATGTGGCATGACTGTGCTTCCTATCAGCAAGGGAGCCCACTGCCGTTCAGGTGTGCTGTGATTGGAAATTGCATCTACTGCGTGAACAAGACCCAGACTCTGCAGTTTATCGTGGAGGAAGAAGGTGCTCGGTTTGCAGAAGAACCTCTAAAAGCTCCCATGGAGGCTAAAGGAGTGTTATTCCCATTCATTCTGACCTTGCCAGACAGGAGTGATCGAAATGTGTGA